From the Bacillus sp. Marseille-P3661 genome, the window CTACAATTGGATTGGATGTAAATACACAAGAAAAAGTGCGCCAATTTATAGCCAAATATAATCGTGAACATAAAACAACGATTTTATTAACTTCGCATTATATGGGGGATGTCACAGCACTTTGTGATCGAGTTTTGATCATCAATCACGGTAAACTTCTTTATGACGGAGAGCTACGGGTTTTAACAGAAAGACTAACTCCATATAAACTATTAGAGGTTCGCCTTCCCTCCGTTTCTCATGTTTCGTGGGATTCATTTGGAGAAGTGGTATCATACGAGGATGGGAAATTGATACTTCGGGTTGCAAGGGACCGTGTACCAATTGTCTCATCTGAGTTGTTGGCTAACTTTGAAATTTCAGATCTAAATATTCAAGATCCACCGATGGAAGAAGTGATCACGTTAGCTTTCCAGGAGGAATACCATGCTAACTAAATATGTAGCGATTTTAAGGATGAAATATGTAGAGATGTTTGCATATCAGCTCTCGACGATGGTCTGGATGTTTGGCACGATGGTCCAACCTTTAATTACAATGATGGTCTGGATAAGTATTTATCCAGATCAGGGGCAATCCTTCATTTTGTATTTTATGGCCTTGATTATGGTTGAGCGTCTTACCAGTGCTTGGGATGTATGGGAGATGGATCGTCAAATTCGTGAAGGTACCTTTTCTTATCAAATTGTTCGCCCTTTTCATCCGATTCATTGGGCAATCGCTGAAAATATAGTCTATAAAGGATTGTTTTTAGTTGTACTTTTACCATGCTGGCTTGTCCTTTCTTTCTTTATGCCTGCACTTCAATTGCAATTATCGGTCGACCAATGGCTGCTTTTTCTAGCAGCGCTATTACTTGGGGCAATTATCCGTTTTACATTTAGTTTTATGTTTGGTATTTTAGGTTTTTGGATGACCAAAGTGACCGCGCTTTATGCGATGTTTGAAATGATTTCATTATTTCTATCAGGTAGGATCGCTCCGTTTTCGCTCTTACCGCCAGTTGTCCAACAAATTAGTAGTTTCTCACCTTATCGATATATGATCGGATTTCCTTTAGAAATTCTAACAGGGGACTATGATCGCCAGCTACTGCAGGCTGGATTTATTGGATCTTTCATTTGGGCTGTAGTTCTTATTGGAGCAATAAGTTGGTTATGGAAGGCTGGATTAAAGAAAAATCAAGCGGTGGGTGGCTAAGAATGAGACGATATTGGTGTATTTTTAAAGAATTTTTTCGAACTTGTTTGGTAGAGGAGCTTGAATATCGCAGCGAATTTATTGGTAATCTCCTTTCGAGTCTATTCGGCATTTTAGTTTCACTTTTGATGGTGCAAATATTCTTTTATCAAACAGACGAATTGGGTGGTTGGGCATATGCAGATGTCTTAATTCTGCTTGGTATTTACAATACCTTGCAAGGGTTGATTGATTTCGCTCTTCGCCCTAATATGCCAAGACTTCTTTTACATATTAGGATGGGGACTTTGGATTATGTTCTAACAAAACCGGTTGATAGTATGTTTTTCGTGAGTCTACGCCATCTCGTTTTCTGGCGGTTTATTGATGTCATGTTAGGGATTGGCTTAGTAATTTATGGTTTGGTGCAAAAGCATTACCTACCATCTATGCTTGATGTGGGATTCTTTTTCATTAGCATTATGGCTGCCTTAGTAATCATTTATTCGTTATGGATGTTGTTAATGACCACCGCCTTTTGGGTTATTCGGATGGATGATTTGTCTTTCTTATTCAACTCCTTTTTCGAAACGACTAGGTTCCCGATCACTATGTATAAAGGGTGGTTGCGTATGACATTAACGTATATTTTACCTGCAGCGTTTATTACATTTACTCCTGCAAGTTCGTTAATTGGGAAGTGGGATGGTCCATCAACCATTGCGTCGGTCATTGTAGCTATTGTTTTCTTTTGGTTGGCTCGCAGGTTCTGGAAGTTTGCACTATCAAATTATACGAGTGCGAGCAGTTAAAAACGTAGCCCAATTGGCTACGTTTTTTGATAAAATTATTTGATTGGTCCGTTATTAATTAGAGTTAACGGTTCATTGACTTTAAAGATTTTTGCACGGATGTCTTGAATACCAAAGCTTTTTAAACGTTCAGTATGCATAGCTGAATAGTTTTCAGCATTTTCTTTTGTTTCAAATAGATAAATGCCGCCGGCTTCATTAGCATTCTTATTTTCTGTCCAAATTTTCCAAATTAGTCCTAATTCTTCATTTATACTGTTTGCCAAGTCACTAAAAGCATTAGCCATTTCTTCTCCAAAAGGTCCATCCATTTTAAAATCAACTTGTAATACATAACTCATTTCCCTGTTCCTCCTACTGTTTTTATATTTTGGCAGTTTTTGTAATTATTGTTGCTATTTAATTCAATGTGTAGTGGTTGATTTTCCCTTTTATTTTTTTACAAAATACTTTTCACCAAGCAGTTCTTTTTCTTCGTATATGTCTGGAGTTAATTGTTTTTCAATAAAAGCTTGAAGTTCAGCTTTCTCCACATCATACATCACTTCTATTTCTTTTGCGAAAAGTAATTTTTCTGTTGCAAGCAAGCTAGAAAGAGCTGGTTGTAGTTTGGCCGTTAGTTCATCTTCATTTAAAATTTGAGATAAGCCTGAAACATAGGATTCCAGCGGACGGCTGCCGACCACTTTTATTCCTTTATTTTCTTGATTCACGATAACAATGGTTGGAAATCCTCTTACGCCAAGGTTTCTTGTTAGGGCGAAGTCTTCATTTAATAATTGCTGTCCGGTTTGGCCTTCTGCTTCTTTTACAATGAATTTTCCATCAAGTCCCATTTTATTGACGATGTCAATCATAACGGACTTCTCTTCAATATTTTGATTAAAAGCAAATAGGGCTTCTCTTGCACGACGTAGAAATTGTGCTGCTGTTTCATCATTATGGAGTTTTTGAATGACTTTATAAACACGCGATGGCGGATAGGATGATTGGACTGGGTTGTCAATCATCACACTTCCGTCAATTGGCATACGCGAATGTTCCCCAACTTCTCGCCAGTGACGGGCCACGTCTCTTGGACCTGAGATTCCGTTTGCAGGATCAACAGGTACGTCGCTCCATTTTTCTAGCAACCCTCCCATGACTGTATGGAAGTTGAAATAATGGCCGTATTGTTCTTTAAAACGGCGTAGCGTTGGTTCAAGTGCCCAGCAATGAGTTGGTTTATCATTTGATTTTCCTCGCTTTCTTAAAAATGTAATTGCAATAGCCTATAAATCAAGCTTTCTATTTGTTTACAATTTTAGTTTAGTTCATAATGAAACCAAACCATACCATTAATACGGAGGATGTGTTGTTTATCCAACACATTTTGAAAATTGTTGAATAAGGAGGAGGGGCTATAATTATGAGTGAAACAAAAACGGATCCTCGAATTCTGCGTACTCGTAAATTAATTATGGATGCTTTCATTGAACTTTCGAGTAAAAAGGAGTTCAAGGATATCACTGTTAAGGATATTACAAGCGAGGCCATGATTAATCGCGCGACGTTCTATTATCATTTTCAAGATATTTATGACCTGTTAGAGAAGGTATTATCGGAGGTATTACTCATTAATTTGGAGGGTGCCTCTTATAAAGAAAGTGAATTAAATGATGAAAGCTTGGTTAGCATCTTTATAGCGATAACCGATTTTCAAGGCTCGTTATCGAACCGCTGCTTTCGCGGATACGAGGATACTATTGCCCGTATCATTAGAGATCAGCTGGAATTAATTTTCTACAATATGTTAACCAAGCAGCATTTAAAGGGTGATGGACACGCACTAAAGGTTACGGCAGTCATGTTAAGCTGGGGACTTTACGGCGCTTCAGTTGAATGGAGAAGAACGAGCCAGTCGATGACCCCGAAGGAATTTATTAAAATAGCTATACCTTATATTAGGTATGGAATAGATGGTCTTTCTACTAAATAAACTATAGAGTAAAAGAAATAAGTTTTACTCATAACGTATAGCTTAAAAAAAGCTTGGCAGCATCTTTTACGATCAGCCAAGCTTTTTATATTTGTGCTAGTATTGGATGGATTTTTTTGTCCTTAAAACTAAAAAATTAACAATAATTTACATTTTTTACAACATGCAATTATCCTACGTTTATACAAACAACCAATACGCCTTCATTTTCAAGCTTATTTTGCAAAAACATGATTACCAATTGTAGTTACAACAGTTTGTTGTCTAACCCATTGATTGCTCGTTTTAGCAGGATTGTAAAATACTATGGACCCGCTGGTTGGATCTTTACCGTCAAGTGCGGCATTTACAGCTTTGATTGTTTCAGAACTCGGCTTTATATTGTATATTCTTTGATCCAGAACAGGAGAGTATTGATAATACTCTTTCCCATTATATGTATCTACCTGGAAAATCACACCTTTTAGTGTATTCGGCCAATCAGGACTTTTCACCCTATTAAGAACAGACGCTGCAACAGCCACCTTACCTTGATAGCTTTCTCCGCCCGCTTCTGCCTCCGTTAATAAATACAGCCAATTGATGTCTTCCTTACTGTAAAGACTTTTAGAATCTGTTTGAACATCAGGAATACCATCTGTATCAATACTTACTATAGAGGTATTCTTTTGATAAGAAACTCCCATACCTAATTTCTCTACAGTATATCGAAGAGGTATATATGTTCCGTCTAGCTTATTCGTTGTGGTTGTAGGAAGAACATCTTTTGACAGCTCTGAATTTGAGCTTGATGAATAGTAGGCCAAATTTGTGCCAGACGGTAGAGATAATTGAGTATCCTTGTTGTTTAAAAGAACCGCTTGATTCTCTGTATCCCACTCAACCTTAATATCCATATTTCTGAAAAATACAGCAGGCACAAGTAACTTTCCATCTTGATTGATATATGGTGTAGATATAATTTCGTTATTAACTTTGACCGTAAAGTTTGATTCGGCACTCGTTTGACTTACACCGGCAGTCAAAGTAGAAACGGTCACAAGCGTTGATAAAAGTACTTTTCGTAGTTTCAATGCTCTTTTTCCTCCATTTTCAAGTTTATTAAAAGCATAGTTTAATTAAATGTCAGTACAGGATCAAATTCAACTGTTAAATGTTTCCTAGTGTAGATGAATGCTCATATCTACCCATCTCAATAAATTAAATACTAGATTTCTAATAACTCAGTGAAAAGAATTAGAGCCTATTCTACTAGTAATATTTATTACATGCTTGGAAATTCGCTTATTTACGTAACTCATGTACTTATAAATAATGCATTGGACCTATCGCGGGTGGATGTTGTGACAACTTTTCGAACAATGAAAAGCCATCTCCCTTTTTTCCATTAGCTTACTATTTATATTTTGAATAGGTTTCATTGTAAAACAATAACAATTTTTGGAGATTGGAGTGGATCGAAGTGGTAAATTGTTGCCAAGATAATGAAACTATTATTATTAACGGATTATTAAACGAAGTAGAGGTTTTTGACTCGTGTTATGAGAAGATTGTTTATTTTGTACTAAAAGGTTATGAAATGAGTAGTAATACTGAATTCTTTCCGAGCATAAAAAGAATTGCAACAGTGTGTTTATTATCCGAAAGTACGGTAAGGCGTTCATTGCATAAATTAAGTCAAAAAGGTTTGGTCAAAATCATGCAGCGAAATAGTGTAGAAAAAGGTTTTGAAACGATTACATATATTCTCTCGGATTATAATGAAGTGAAAAAGAGCCAACAATTAAGTTATGAAAAGTCTACAGAAATGAAATCTGACAATCAGAGATTAGCAAACTGTGATGATGCTGGGGGATTTTTTAACAGGGAAAGTAGAAAGTCTATGTGCAAGGGGGCATCTGTCAGCGAGGAAACAGAAAAGTCTAGTAGGAAGAGTGCACCGGTCAGCGAGGAAACAGAAATGTCTAACGGCAATAGGGCATCTGTCAGTGAGGAAATAGAAATGTCTAGTAGGAATAGGACATCTGTCAGTGAGGAAATAGAAATGTCTAGTAGGAAGAGGGCACCTGTTAGTGAGGAAATAGAAAAGTCTAGTAGGAAGAGTGCACCTGTCAGCGAGGAAACAGAAATGACTAACGGCAATAGGGCATCTGTCAGTGAGGAAATAGAAGAGTCTAATAGGAAGAGGGCATCTGTCCGTCAGCTAGCTACGCTAACTGATCGTCATAATCATTCTTTCCTAGAGACAAATCAGGTACTATCAGACAGCCAAACTGAACCACCTATATTAAATAAATTTAATAATAAAGATATTAAAAACAAAAATATAAAAGATATACGTTATAAAGAATTTAACTATAAAAATAATGAAGATTTAACTATAAAGCTTAAAGGAGATCCTAGTATTCAATCAATCACTTTATACGAACGACATTATGGTCCAATAGCCCCATATACGATTAAAGAAATCAAAGAATGGATTACCGCTCTTTCAAAAGAGTTGGTTAATCATGCTATTGAAATGACCATTCAACGAAAAATTAAAAATTGGAATTATACAAAAGCAATTCTTAAAAACTGGTATTCTTTCGACATAAAAACGATGGATGATTTAGTAGCATATGAAAAAAGTAAACAACAGCAAAAAACTTACCAAAAAGTTAAAGATCCACTTGATGCATTGGAAGAATATAAACGTCGATGTGAATTAGAAGAAAGCAAGATGGAAGAGACTATTGACACGGCGAATAGCTACGATTATTACTAGGGAAGCTGTTAGTTATTAATCTGTGGCCACAATACGGTGTAACCATTATTTAATTGAATTCATACCTTTATCTTTGTGACAACTTTATGAACATTGAAAAGCTACCTCCCTTTTTGCAATCTTAGCTCTATTTATATAGTGAAGGGCGGTTGATAACTAGCCTAACTTACAAATGAATATTAAGGGAGGATTTTTGGGGAATTGTTGCAACAAAAGAGAACTATTTTTTCATGAACTGGTAGGTGATGTGGAGGTTTTCGATTATTCGAATGAGAAACTATTATATCTCGCATTAAAAGAATATGAGAGGAGCATCGAACAAGCATCTCCTAGTGTAAAAGTAATGCAAGGATATGCTTGCTATTTGGAATTACAGTGCCAAAACACTTCAAAAATTAAGGTCAAAAAAGTGTAATTAAGTTAGAGAAACAACAGTTTGAAACGATATTGTTAGTTTGATGTGAACATTCGGAATCTACAAAATACTGATGAGGAGAGATCATGAAGCCATGAACAAAGATCAATGCTATGACATTATTGAAACGATCGCTGGTGCATATCCTATGTTTGATATATCAAGTAGGATTGGCCAAAAACGAATAAACGTATGGATTCAACACCTTTCGAAGATGCCATATGAGCGTGTTATGAAAAAATTAGAGATGCACATTTCTGATTATAGATTTCCACCTGTGATTGCCGATATAGCAGTTGAAATGCCGAAGGAAAATACTTTTTTAATTCAGCTAAAGCAATGGGAAGAACAAGTGCGGGAGGAAAGAGAACGTGGGATGATAAAACCGGTTGACGAGTATCTTCCTAAGAATAC encodes:
- a CDS encoding ABC transporter permease, with protein sequence MLTKYVAILRMKYVEMFAYQLSTMVWMFGTMVQPLITMMVWISIYPDQGQSFILYFMALIMVERLTSAWDVWEMDRQIREGTFSYQIVRPFHPIHWAIAENIVYKGLFLVVLLPCWLVLSFFMPALQLQLSVDQWLLFLAALLLGAIIRFTFSFMFGILGFWMTKVTALYAMFEMISLFLSGRIAPFSLLPPVVQQISSFSPYRYMIGFPLEILTGDYDRQLLQAGFIGSFIWAVVLIGAISWLWKAGLKKNQAVGG
- a CDS encoding ABC transporter permease — translated: MRRYWCIFKEFFRTCLVEELEYRSEFIGNLLSSLFGILVSLLMVQIFFYQTDELGGWAYADVLILLGIYNTLQGLIDFALRPNMPRLLLHIRMGTLDYVLTKPVDSMFFVSLRHLVFWRFIDVMLGIGLVIYGLVQKHYLPSMLDVGFFFISIMAALVIIYSLWMLLMTTAFWVIRMDDLSFLFNSFFETTRFPITMYKGWLRMTLTYILPAAFITFTPASSLIGKWDGPSTIASVIVAIVFFWLARRFWKFALSNYTSASS
- a CDS encoding monooxygenase gives rise to the protein MSYVLQVDFKMDGPFGEEMANAFSDLANSINEELGLIWKIWTENKNANEAGGIYLFETKENAENYSAMHTERLKSFGIQDIRAKIFKVNEPLTLINNGPIK
- a CDS encoding TetR/AcrR family transcriptional regulator; translation: MSETKTDPRILRTRKLIMDAFIELSSKKEFKDITVKDITSEAMINRATFYYHFQDIYDLLEKVLSEVLLINLEGASYKESELNDESLVSIFIAITDFQGSLSNRCFRGYEDTIARIIRDQLELIFYNMLTKQHLKGDGHALKVTAVMLSWGLYGASVEWRRTSQSMTPKEFIKIAIPYIRYGIDGLSTK
- a CDS encoding cell wall hydrolase, which produces MKLRKVLLSTLVTVSTLTAGVSQTSAESNFTVKVNNEIISTPYINQDGKLLVPAVFFRNMDIKVEWDTENQAVLLNNKDTQLSLPSGTNLAYYSSSSNSELSKDVLPTTTTNKLDGTYIPLRYTVEKLGMGVSYQKNTSIVSIDTDGIPDVQTDSKSLYSKEDINWLYLLTEAEAGGESYQGKVAVAASVLNRVKSPDWPNTLKGVIFQVDTYNGKEYYQYSPVLDQRIYNIKPSSETIKAVNAALDGKDPTSGSIVFYNPAKTSNQWVRQQTVVTTIGNHVFAK
- a CDS encoding DnaD domain protein, which gives rise to MVNCCQDNETIIINGLLNEVEVFDSCYEKIVYFVLKGYEMSSNTEFFPSIKRIATVCLLSESTVRRSLHKLSQKGLVKIMQRNSVEKGFETITYILSDYNEVKKSQQLSYEKSTEMKSDNQRLANCDDAGGFFNRESRKSMCKGASVSEETEKSSRKSAPVSEETEMSNGNRASVSEEIEMSSRNRTSVSEEIEMSSRKRAPVSEEIEKSSRKSAPVSEETEMTNGNRASVSEEIEESNRKRASVRQLATLTDRHNHSFLETNQVLSDSQTEPPILNKFNNKDIKNKNIKDIRYKEFNYKNNEDLTIKLKGDPSIQSITLYERHYGPIAPYTIKEIKEWITALSKELVNHAIEMTIQRKIKNWNYTKAILKNWYSFDIKTMDDLVAYEKSKQQQKTYQKVKDPLDALEEYKRRCELEESKMEETIDTANSYDYY
- a CDS encoding replicative helicase loader/inhibitor, which codes for MNKDQCYDIIETIAGAYPMFDISSRIGQKRINVWIQHLSKMPYERVMKKLEMHISDYRFPPVIADIAVEMPKENTFLIQLKQWEEQVREERERGMIKPVDEYLPKNTKDEYKYLFEGEADGIN